One segment of Halococcus agarilyticus DNA contains the following:
- a CDS encoding DUF5785 family protein: MADWPHDPDDEEGSEGMRKYGQAIVAKKVDDEEDFPLDVAAFVDAHGDDPIRLNHERVVSLREIFDGIEDEEIDDIQTMHRRVGEAMRANGFWEYTPGSDATNRGGA, translated from the coding sequence ATGGCTGACTGGCCGCACGATCCCGACGACGAGGAGGGAAGCGAGGGGATGCGCAAGTACGGGCAGGCGATCGTCGCGAAGAAGGTCGACGACGAGGAGGACTTCCCGCTCGACGTCGCCGCGTTCGTCGACGCGCACGGCGACGACCCGATCCGGCTCAACCACGAACGGGTCGTGAGCCTCCGCGAGATCTTCGACGGGATCGAGGACGAGGAGATCGACGACATCCAGACGATGCACCGGCGGGTCGGCGAGGCGATGCGTGCGAACGGGTTCTGGGAGTACACGCCCGGTTCCGACGCGACGAACCGCGGCGGGGCCTGA
- a CDS encoding lysylphosphatidylglycerol synthase transmembrane domain-containing protein, producing the protein MAEYREASGDRPGGADPGDDADDQSGRLRRWVSEHGVQATAVLTLVVFGALFLYADAGAVVDAFSRFEWPAFAAVIGLTTVGYAFRFGKWEFYLRELGVDIPLKTSLTVFFSGLMMVVTPGKAGEVWKAWLLRDMEGTPASLTTSVVGAERVTDLISLSMLAGVGVVAYGRSPAVLIALAVAFAAGIGLLQWRAGCLRLLDAAASLPVVGQYATSLERFYESTYALFRLRPLSVATLLGIVAWGLEGVALWIVLAGFGVEAALLVGVFVFALGSVIGAVSMLPGGLGAAEASMAGLLLTFGIAESVAAGATMVIRVGTLWYAAVLGFVVFSVHKYRADESGPDV; encoded by the coding sequence ATGGCGGAGTACCGCGAGGCGAGCGGCGACCGACCCGGTGGCGCGGATCCCGGCGACGACGCCGACGATCAGTCCGGCCGGCTTCGGCGATGGGTGAGCGAGCACGGCGTCCAGGCCACCGCGGTGCTCACACTCGTGGTGTTCGGCGCGCTCTTCCTCTACGCCGACGCCGGTGCGGTCGTCGATGCCTTCTCCCGGTTCGAGTGGCCCGCCTTCGCCGCGGTGATCGGGCTCACTACTGTGGGCTATGCCTTCCGGTTCGGAAAGTGGGAGTTCTACCTTCGGGAGCTCGGGGTCGACATCCCTCTGAAGACCAGCCTCACGGTGTTTTTCAGCGGGCTGATGATGGTCGTCACCCCCGGAAAGGCCGGTGAGGTCTGGAAGGCGTGGCTGCTGCGCGACATGGAGGGGACCCCAGCGAGCCTCACGACCTCGGTGGTCGGAGCCGAGCGCGTGACCGACCTGATTTCCCTCTCGATGCTCGCCGGAGTCGGCGTCGTTGCGTACGGCCGCTCGCCCGCGGTCCTGATCGCACTCGCGGTCGCCTTCGCCGCCGGAATCGGGCTGCTCCAGTGGCGCGCGGGCTGCCTCCGACTGCTCGACGCCGCCGCATCGCTCCCGGTCGTCGGCCAGTACGCCACGTCGCTCGAACGGTTCTACGAGAGCACCTACGCCCTCTTCCGACTCCGCCCGCTCTCGGTGGCCACCCTGCTGGGGATCGTCGCGTGGGGGCTCGAAGGCGTCGCACTCTGGATCGTGCTCGCGGGGTTCGGTGTCGAGGCCGCGCTGCTCGTGGGAGTGTTCGTCTTCGCGCTCGGCTCCGTGATCGGTGCGGTCAGCATGCTCCCGGGGGGGCTCGGCGCGGCCGAGGCGAGCATGGCCGGTCTCCTGCTCACCTTCGGGATCGCCGAATCGGTGGCGGCGGGCGCGACGATGGTGATCCGGGTCGGCACGCTCTGGTACGCGGCGGTCCTCGGGTTCGTCGTATTCTCGGTGCACAAGTACCGCGCCGACGAGTCGGGTCCCGACGTGTGA